The following proteins are co-located in the Paralichthys olivaceus isolate ysfri-2021 chromosome 2, ASM2471397v2, whole genome shotgun sequence genome:
- the LOC138405413 gene encoding uncharacterized protein isoform X2, with product MFLNPQWLNWSVSGCRGGNPVAWSNATLALEQGPHTARDTDWVQSLGKETEEILRQTQENLRQTEEILRQTKRMRLGRLTCGAELEGAGSAGPRSAVKPMGPAPGSAGKLTPPVPALRSAGKPRPPVPVPRSAVKPTPPGPTPLPAPVSAEKLTPPVPVPRSAVKPTPPGPTPLLAPGSAGKRTPPVPALRSAGKPRSPVPVPRSAGKPTPPGATPLPALGSAGKLTPPVPVPRSAGKPTPPGPAPLPAPRSAEKLTPPVPVPRSAGKPTPPGPAPLPAPRSAEKLTPPVPVPRSAGKPRPPVPVPRSAVKPTPPGPTPLPAPVSAEKLTPPVPVPRSAVKPTPPGPTPLLAPGSAGKRTPPVPALRSAGKPRSPVPVPRSAGKPTPPGATPLPALGSAGKLTPPVPVPRSAGSPGGRRTPVPGSKVPVRRRPPAPGAKVPVRRRPPAPGAKVPVRRRPPVPGSKVPVRRRPPVPGSKVPVRRRPPAPGSKVPVRRRPPSRPPERGRVPRRPPARPPERLSRWAGLLPWPDGRGGSSSGRIAPGPEFDGGGMWR from the exons atgtttctgaACCCGCAATGGTTGAACTGGtccgtctctggctgtcgtggggggaacccggtggcgtggtcgaacgccACACTGGCGCTtgaacagggacctcacacagccagagacacgGACTGGGTACAATCGTTGgggaaggagacggaggagatcctgaggcagacgcagGAGAacctgaggcagacggaggagatcctgaggcagacgaaGAGGATGAGGCTTGGGCGTCTCACCTGTGGCGCCGAGCTGGAGGGGGCGGGGAGCGCTGGTCCccgatcggcggtgaagccgatgggtccggctccagggtcagcggggaagctgacgcctccggttccagcgctgaggtcggcgggaaagccgagacctccggttccggtgcctcggtcggcggtgaagccgacacctcccgggccgactcctcttcctgctcccgtgtcagcggagaagctgacgcctccggtcccggtgcctaggtcggcggtgaagccgacacctcccgggccgactcctcttcttGCTCCAGGTTCAGCGGGGAAGCGgacgcctccggttccagcgctgaggtcggcggggaagccgagatctccggttccggtgccgcggtcggcggggaagccgacacctcccggggcgactcctcttcctgctctcgggtcagcggggaagctgacgcctccggtcccggtgccgaggtcggcggggaagccgacacctccgggtcctgctcctcttcctgcgccccggtcagcggagaagctgacgcctccggtcccggtgccgaggtcggcggggaagccgacacctccgggtcctgctcctcttcctgcgccccggtcagcggagaagctgacgcctccggtcccggtgccgag gtcggcggggaagccgagacctccggttccggtgcctcggtcggcggtgaagccgacacctcccgggccgactcctcttcctgctcccgtgtcagcggagaagctgacgcctccggtcccggtgccgaggtcggcggtgaagccgacacctcccgggccgactcctcttcttGCTCCAGGTTCAGCGGGGAAGCGgacgcctccggttccagcgctgaggtcggcggggaagccgagatctccggttccggtgccgcggtcggcggggaagccgacacctcccggggcgactcctcttcctgctctcgggtcagcggggaagctgacgcctccggtcccggtgccgag gtcggcggggtcTCCCGGAGGGCGGCGCActcctgttccggggtccaaggtgcccgtgcggcggcgcccacctgctccgggggccaaggtgcccgtgcggcggcgcccacctgctccgggggccaaggtgcccgtgcggcggcgcccacctgttccggggtccaaggtgcccgtgcggcggcgcccacctgttccggggtccaaggtgcccgtgcggcggcgcccacctgctccggggtccaaggtgcccgtgcggcggcgcccaccttccaggccgccGGAGAGAGGCCGCGTCCCGCgacgcccacctgctcgacccccggagcgcctcagtcggtgggctgggctcctcccctggccggatgggaggggggggagtagttcaggccggatagctcccgggCCTGAGTTtgacggtgggggtatgtggaggtga
- the LOC138405413 gene encoding uncharacterized protein isoform X3 codes for MFLNPQWLNWSVSGCRGGNPVAWSNATLALEQGPHTARDTDWVQSLGKETEEILRQTQENLRQTEEILRQTKRMRLGRLTCGAELEGAGSAGPRSAVKPMGPAPGSAGKLTPPVPALRSAGKPRPPVPVPRSAVKPTPPGPTPLPAPVSAEKLTPPVPVPRSAVKPTPPGPTPLLAPGSAGKRTPPVPALRSAGKPRSPVPVPRSAGKPTPPGATPLPALGSAGKLTPPVPVPRSAGKPTPPGPAPLPAPRSAEKLTPPVPVPRSAGKPTPPGPAPLPAPRSAEKLTPPVPVPRSAGKPTPPGPAPLPAPRSAEKLTPPVPVPRSAGKPTPPGPAPLPAPRSAEKLMPPVPVPRSAGSPGGRRTPVPGSKVPVRRRPPAPGAKVPVRRRPPAPGAKVPVRRRPPVPGSKVPVRRRPPVPGSKVPVRRRPPAPGSKVPVRRRPPSRPPERGRVPRRPPARPPERLSRWAGLLPWPDGRGGSSSGRIAPGPEFDGGGMWR; via the exons atgtttctgaACCCGCAATGGTTGAACTGGtccgtctctggctgtcgtggggggaacccggtggcgtggtcgaacgccACACTGGCGCTtgaacagggacctcacacagccagagacacgGACTGGGTACAATCGTTGgggaaggagacggaggagatcctgaggcagacgcagGAGAacctgaggcagacggaggagatcctgaggcagacgaaGAGGATGAGGCTTGGGCGTCTCACCTGTGGCGCCGAGCTGGAGGGGGCGGGGAGCGCTGGTCCccgatcggcggtgaagccgatgggtccggctccagggtcagcggggaagctgacgcctccggttccagcgctgaggtcggcgggaaagccgagacctccggttccggtgcctcggtcggcggtgaagccgacacctcccgggccgactcctcttcctgctcccgtgtcagcggagaagctgacgcctccggtcccggtgcctaggtcggcggtgaagccgacacctcccgggccgactcctcttcttGCTCCAGGTTCAGCGGGGAAGCGgacgcctccggttccagcgctgaggtcggcggggaagccgagatctccggttccggtgccgcggtcggcggggaagccgacacctcccggggcgactcctcttcctgctctcgggtcagcggggaagctgacgcctccggtcccggtgccgaggtcggcggggaagccgacacctccgggtcctgctcctcttcctgcgccccggtcagcggagaagctgacgcctccggtcccggtgccgaggtcggcggggaagccgacacctccgggtcctgctcctcttcctgcgccccggtcagcggagaagctgacgcctccggtcccggtgccgag gtcggcggggaagccgacacctccgggtcctgctcctcttcctgcgccccggtcagcggagaagctgacgcctccggtcccggtgccgaggtcggcggggaagccgacacctccgggtcctgctcctcttcctgcgccccggtcagcggagaagctgatgcctccggtcccggtgccgaggtcggcggggtcTCCCGGAGGGCGGCGCActcctgttccggggtccaaggtgcccgtgcggcggcgcccacctgctccgggggccaaggtgcccgtgcggcggcgcccacctgctccgggggccaaggtgcccgtgcggcggcgcccacctgttccggggtccaaggtgcccgtgcggcggcgcccacctgttccggggtccaaggtgcccgtgcggcggcgcccacctgctccggggtccaaggtgcccgtgcggcggcgcccaccttccaggccgccGGAGAGAGGCCGCGTCCCGCgacgcccacctgctcgacccccggagcgcctcagtcggtgggctgggctcctcccctggccggatgggaggggggggagtagttcaggccggatagctcccgggCCTGAGTTtgacggtgggggtatgtggaggtga
- the LOC138405413 gene encoding uncharacterized protein isoform X1 — MFLNPQWLNWSVSGCRGGNPVAWSNATLALEQGPHTARDTDWVQSLGKETEEILRQTQENLRQTEEILRQTKRMRLGRLTCGAELEGAGSAGPRSAVKPMGPAPGSAGKLTPPVPALRSAGKPRPPVPVPRSAVKPTPPGPTPLPAPVSAEKLTPPVPVPRSAVKPTPPGPTPLLAPGSAGKRTPPVPALRSAGKPRSPVPVPRSAGKPTPPGATPLPALGSAGKLTPPVPVPRSAGKPTPPGPAPLPAPRSAEKLTPPVPVPRSAGKPTPPGPAPLPAPRSAEKLTPPVPVPRSAGKPRPPVPVPRSAVKPTPPGPTPLPAPVSAEKLTPPVPVPRSAVKPTPPGPTPLLAPGSAGKRTPPVPALRSAGKPRSPVPVPRSAGKPTPPGATPLPALGSAGKLTPPVPVPRSAGKPTPPGPAPLPAPRSAEKLTPPVPVPRSAGKPTPPGPAPLPAPRSAEKLMPPVPVPRSAGSPGGRRTPVPGSKVPVRRRPPAPGAKVPVRRRPPAPGAKVPVRRRPPVPGSKVPVRRRPPVPGSKVPVRRRPPAPGSKVPVRRRPPSRPPERGRVPRRPPARPPERLSRWAGLLPWPDGRGGSSSGRIAPGPEFDGGGMWR, encoded by the exons atgtttctgaACCCGCAATGGTTGAACTGGtccgtctctggctgtcgtggggggaacccggtggcgtggtcgaacgccACACTGGCGCTtgaacagggacctcacacagccagagacacgGACTGGGTACAATCGTTGgggaaggagacggaggagatcctgaggcagacgcagGAGAacctgaggcagacggaggagatcctgaggcagacgaaGAGGATGAGGCTTGGGCGTCTCACCTGTGGCGCCGAGCTGGAGGGGGCGGGGAGCGCTGGTCCccgatcggcggtgaagccgatgggtccggctccagggtcagcggggaagctgacgcctccggttccagcgctgaggtcggcgggaaagccgagacctccggttccggtgcctcggtcggcggtgaagccgacacctcccgggccgactcctcttcctgctcccgtgtcagcggagaagctgacgcctccggtcccggtgcctaggtcggcggtgaagccgacacctcccgggccgactcctcttcttGCTCCAGGTTCAGCGGGGAAGCGgacgcctccggttccagcgctgaggtcggcggggaagccgagatctccggttccggtgccgcggtcggcggggaagccgacacctcccggggcgactcctcttcctgctctcgggtcagcggggaagctgacgcctccggtcccggtgccgaggtcggcggggaagccgacacctccgggtcctgctcctcttcctgcgccccggtcagcggagaagctgacgcctccggtcccggtgccgaggtcggcggggaagccgacacctccgggtcctgctcctcttcctgcgccccggtcagcggagaagctgacgcctccggtcccggtgccgag gtcggcggggaagccgagacctccggttccggtgcctcggtcggcggtgaagccgacacctcccgggccgactcctcttcctgctcccgtgtcagcggagaagctgacgcctccggtcccggtgccgaggtcggcggtgaagccgacacctcccgggccgactcctcttcttGCTCCAGGTTCAGCGGGGAAGCGgacgcctccggttccagcgctgaggtcggcggggaagccgagatctccggttccggtgccgcggtcggcggggaagccgacacctcccggggcgactcctcttcctgctctcgggtcagcggggaagctgacgcctccggtcccggtgccgaggtcggcggggaagccgacacctccgggtcctgctcctcttcctgcgccccggtcagcggagaagctgacgcctccggtcccggtgccgaggtcggcggggaagccgacacctccgggtcctgctcctcttcctgcgccccggtcagcggagaagctgatgcctccggtcccggtgccgaggtcggcggggtcTCCCGGAGGGCGGCGCActcctgttccggggtccaaggtgcccgtgcggcggcgcccacctgctccgggggccaaggtgcccgtgcggcggcgcccacctgctccgggggccaaggtgcccgtgcggcggcgcccacctgttccggggtccaaggtgcccgtgcggcggcgcccacctgttccggggtccaaggtgcccgtgcggcggcgcccacctgctccggggtccaaggtgcccgtgcggcggcgcccaccttccaggccgccGGAGAGAGGCCGCGTCCCGCgacgcccacctgctcgacccccggagcgcctcagtcggtgggctgggctcctcccctggccggatgggaggggggggagtagttcaggccggatagctcccgggCCTGAGTTtgacggtgggggtatgtggaggtga